The DNA segment TATGTTGTAAAAAAGGTTTTATTTTATCTATAACACTTACATCTTTAAACATTCCTAAAGCATATATTGCATGAGAATTTACATCTTCATCTTCTAATAATTCTATCAATATTTTTTTTACTCTTTCTTCTTTATATCTATACATATAATTCACTATCATCTGTCTATCTGTTCCATTTGTTTTATCTGTAATTATTTCTAAATATTCATCTATATATTCATTATTACCTATTACACCTATTGCATTCCCTACTGCCCACCTATCTGAATTTGGATATATTTTTAATTCTTTAAATAGCATTATCAATCTTGGAAGTGCTTCTTTATATCCTTTTACTGTAAGGCATCTTGCAATCCATGATTTATCACTTGGATCAGAAAGTTTATCTATCCATTTTAATAAAACTGGTATTATTTTTTTATCTTTAGATCCTATTTTTAGTATATCATCTGTTGTATTAAAATTATAGCCATATTTGTTTACTTCTTCTATCAGTTCTTTTCTTTCTTTTTTGTATATTAATTCCATTTCATTTTTTCCCATTTTTATTCTCCAATATATTTAAATATTATATTCCCTTTTTCAATTTCTTTTAATAATTCTGAATTTAATTCATTTCCATTTCTTATCTCTAATATAAATTTATATCCATTTTTTTTTGCCCACAAATTAAAATCTTTAATTTGATTTGTATATCTTAATTTTGAAACATCCTTTATCT comes from the Streptobacillus canis genome and includes:
- a CDS encoding HEAT repeat domain-containing protein — protein: MGKNEMELIYKKERKELIEEVNKYGYNFNTTDDILKIGSKDKKIIPVLLKWIDKLSDPSDKSWIARCLTVKGYKEALPRLIMLFKELKIYPNSDRWAVGNAIGVIGNNEYIDEYLEIITDKTNGTDRQMIVNYMYRYKEERVKKILIELLEDEDVNSHAIYALGMFKDVSVIDKIKPFLQHNSILNRRLAKSAIKKLEKLK